One stretch of Priestia megaterium DNA includes these proteins:
- a CDS encoding L-lactate permease, giving the protein MTWTQQFTPVGNSVIWSSLIALIPILYFFWALAIKRMKGYMAGVTTLLVALAVAILAYKMPASMAFMSASQGAVYGILPIGWIIITSVFLYKLTVKTGQFDIIRTSVLSITEDRRLQALLVAFSFGAFLEGAAGFGAPVAISAALLVGLGFNPLYAAGLCLLANTAPVAFGAIGIPITAMEGPTGVAAMEISKMVGRQLPFISVFIPLYLVFVMAGFKKTLEVLPAILVSGISFALTQFVSSNFLGPELPDILSALVSLFALAIFLKFWKPKTTFRFQSEKAAHEVASASAEPRDTQDQPAFTGAQIAKAWSPFLILTIFISIWGIPQIKTALTGHYEGANAFLSAINSIGHYLTFMPEVPWLNNLILNGNGEPIAAVYKLELLGAAGTAILLSAVVTKFIVNISWKDWFITFNETCKELALPLLTIMSVVAFAYVTNASGMSTTLGLLLAKTGALFPFFSPVLGWLGVFITGSDTSANLLFGNLQKITATSIGMEPLLALAANSSGGVTGKMISPQSIAVACAAVGLAGKESDLLRFTVKHSLFLLLIVCVLTFLQSNVLSWMIP; this is encoded by the coding sequence CAGCGTCATTTGGTCTTCATTAATCGCTTTGATTCCTATTCTTTACTTCTTTTGGGCTCTGGCTATTAAACGAATGAAAGGTTATATGGCTGGAGTTACAACTTTACTGGTCGCACTTGCCGTTGCAATACTTGCTTATAAAATGCCGGCTAGCATGGCTTTTATGTCAGCCAGTCAAGGAGCCGTATACGGTATACTGCCGATTGGATGGATTATCATTACGTCTGTTTTTCTTTACAAACTAACCGTAAAAACCGGTCAGTTTGATATTATTCGTACCTCTGTCTTATCTATTACAGAAGATCGCAGACTTCAAGCTTTGTTAGTTGCTTTTTCGTTTGGGGCTTTTCTTGAAGGTGCTGCTGGTTTTGGTGCACCTGTTGCTATTTCAGCAGCTCTGCTGGTAGGTTTAGGATTTAATCCGCTGTATGCCGCTGGCTTATGTTTATTAGCAAACACAGCACCCGTTGCTTTTGGTGCAATCGGTATTCCTATCACGGCTATGGAAGGTCCTACTGGAGTAGCGGCAATGGAAATCTCTAAAATGGTAGGCCGCCAGCTTCCTTTTATTTCTGTATTTATTCCGCTATATTTGGTTTTTGTAATGGCAGGATTTAAGAAAACATTAGAAGTACTCCCTGCTATTTTAGTATCCGGCATCTCTTTTGCCCTTACCCAGTTTGTCAGCTCTAACTTTTTAGGACCTGAACTTCCCGATATTTTATCGGCACTCGTTTCACTTTTTGCGCTCGCTATTTTCTTAAAATTCTGGAAACCGAAAACAACGTTTCGCTTTCAATCTGAAAAAGCAGCACATGAAGTAGCTTCCGCTTCAGCTGAGCCAAGAGATACTCAAGATCAACCCGCATTCACGGGGGCTCAAATTGCAAAGGCATGGTCACCTTTTTTAATTTTAACGATATTTATTTCTATATGGGGAATTCCTCAAATTAAAACCGCTTTGACAGGACATTATGAAGGAGCTAACGCTTTTTTGAGCGCTATCAATTCCATCGGACATTATTTAACGTTTATGCCAGAAGTACCTTGGTTAAATAATTTAATTTTAAATGGAAATGGAGAACCGATTGCGGCAGTGTATAAGTTAGAATTACTAGGCGCTGCCGGCACAGCTATCCTGTTGTCTGCTGTTGTCACAAAATTTATCGTCAACATCTCTTGGAAAGACTGGTTTATTACGTTTAACGAGACGTGCAAAGAATTAGCGTTGCCGCTGCTTACCATTATGTCCGTTGTGGCATTTGCTTACGTGACAAATGCGTCTGGAATGAGTACAACCTTAGGACTACTGCTAGCTAAAACAGGCGCGTTATTTCCGTTTTTTTCTCCTGTACTCGGCTGGCTTGGTGTTTTTATTACAGGATCAGATACATCAGCCAACTTATTGTTCGGCAACTTGCAAAAAATCACGGCTACGTCTATTGGAATGGAACCGCTTCTTGCGCTTGCAGCAAACTCTTCTGGTGGAGTAACCGGTAAAATGATTTCCCCGCAATCCATTGCCGTTGCCTGTGCTGCGGTTGGGTTGGCTGGAAAAGAGTCCGATTTGCTTCGTTTTACGGTGAAGCACAGCTTATTTTTACTGCTGATTGTCTGCGTATTAACATTTTTACAATCTAATGTATTATCGTGGATGATTCCTTAA